The genomic interval AACTCGCTACGCTCAAACATGTTTCCCGATAAACCCCTGAAACATTTGGCAGTGCTACATGCCGGGGTACGTCAACTGCCACGGCCATGTCCACTTCAAAAAGAGCGTCAACGTCAAATTTGGCTGCGCCCGCAATGTCAACAGCCTTGGTGTTTGGAAGTTATTTGGAAAAAACAATAATCTTCATTTAAATTTAATGCTCTCCACAAACCTGGCAATTCCCATCCCGCGGCAGACTAATCCGCATCCATTCCATCGTGCGCGCATCCAGCATCAATAATTGTCCTGCCAGCGAAGTACCAATCCCAATCAGCAACTTTAACGCTTCAGCGGCTTGCATGCTGCCGATAATGCCCACTAGTGGGGCGAAGACGCCCATGGTGGCGCAGTTTATTTCTTCAAATTCACGATCCGGTGGGAACAGGCAGGCGTAACAAGGCGAGGTTGGTGAGCGTGGGTCGAATACGCTTATCTGGCCGTCGAATTGAATTGCTGCGCCGGATACTAGCGGGACTTTGTGCGTCACGCAGGCCAGATTGACGGCGTGGCGCGTGTTGAAATTGTCGCTGCAATCAAGTACGACGTCTGCGTTGGCAACCAAGGCGTTCAGGCGGGTTTGATCGGCGCGTTCGGCGATGCAGATGATGTTGAGGCCGGGGTTGATTTGGGTTAGCGCAGTTTTGCCCGATTGGACTTTTAGTTGGCCCACACGGTCGCTGGTGTGCAGGATTTGGCGCTGTAAATTAGTCAGGTCTACGGTGTCATCATCGACTAGCGTAATGGTGCCGACGCCAGCGGAAGCCAGGTATAGCGCGGCTGGTGAGCCTAAACCACCTGCGCCGATAATCAACGCGTGTGATGCCAGCAGTTTTTCCTGACCGTGGATGTCGATGTCGTCTAACAAGATATGACGTGAGTAGCGTAGCAGCTGTTGATCGTCCATGGTATCGCGCACAAATATGACTATAAAAAAGGAATAAAAAAAGCCGCATCAAGATTGATGCGGCTTTAGCGGGAGTTTAGTGCGGGCTACAACAAACGCTTAAGCCGATTATTTTGCTTACTTTTTATCGTCTTTTTTGATGTCGCCGTCTTTAGTCAGATCTTTCGGCAGCGGTTTCTTGCCATCTTTTTCCGCCGTTGCGTCTTTATCTAACGCAGGTTTTGGGTCCGCTTTGGCAAGTTGAACAGGTAAGCCTTTCAAGTAATTTAAGGCCTGATTCAACTGGAAATCGTCTTTCGCGCCAAATTCTAGCGGCTTGCGTTTGCGTGCGAGTGCAATCAGGCGTTGATCTTCTTCCAGTTCGTCTGCTTTTGGTGCAGCGGCGGTGACCTCGGCTTCTTTGTCCTTGTCGTTGGTCAAATGCTTGGTCAGATCGGCTTCACGTACCCGTAGACCTTTGAGCAAATCACCATCGGCGTATTCGTCGACTTTCATGTCTGGAACGATGCCTGTGGCCTGAATCGAGCGACCGTTTGGTGTGTAGTAACGGGCAGTCGTCAGCTTGACAGCGGTCTGGCGATCTGGCGGCAGGGCGACGATCGATTGGACTGAGCCTTTACCGAAAGTTTGCGATCCCATGATGATGGCGCGCTTATAGTCTTGCAATGCGCCAGCGACGATTTCAGAGGCGGAAGCAGAGCCGGTATTGACCAACACCACCATTGGGATCTTTTTCACCGCATCCGGCAATTTTGCCAGTCCGTCCATGCCCGGCCCGGATGAGTAGAATTCCGGCTTGGCGTAGAAAGTTGCTTTTGAGCTTGGTAATTGACCATTGGTGGTAACAACAACCACATCTTTTGGCAAGAACGCGGCAGAAACCCCGATAGCGCCCGGCAACACGCCGCCCGGATCGTTACGTAAGTCAAGTACCAGACCCTTCATTTTCGGATCTGCGGCGTACATGGCTTCGATCTTTTTAGCCATGTCGTTGACAGTTGGTTCCTGGAATTGCGTGATGCGTATCCAGCCATAGCCGGGTTCGACTACTTTGGATTTGACGCTCTGGACGCGGATTTCCTGGCGCGTGATGGTGATAACAATCGGCTTGTCTTCATCTTTGCGGGCAATCGTCAGTTTGATCTTGGTATTCGGCTCGCCGCGCATGCGCTTGACGGCCTGATCCAGTGTCATTCCTTTGATCGGGGTAGAGTCTAGACGGGTGATCAGATCTCCGGCCTTGATGCCCGCGCGATAGGCTGGCGAATCTTCAATCGGAGAAATGACCTTGACGTAGCCTTCTTCCATGCCGACTTCAATTCCGATGCCGACAAATTTCCCTTGCGTCATTTCACGCAGTTCTTTGTAGCCTTTTTTGTCCAGATAGGACGAATGCGGGTCAAGCGACGCGACCATGCCCGAGATGGCTTCGGTCAATAGTTTTTTGTCGTCCACCGGCTCGACATAGTCAGATTTGATTAACCCAAATACGTCGGCAAGTTGCCGCACTTCTTCTAACGGTAATGGCGATGCCGCACTTTTTTGCGCAATAGCGTCAAATTGGATCGAGGCGGCGACGCCTGCGACCACGCCTAAACCGATTAGGCTGATATTTTTGAGCTTACTTCCCATGTTTCACCTAGTAGTTACCCAACTGATGGGGTCAAACGCACGGCCCTGATGCCGAATTTCAAAGTATAAACCTGATTGTTCGTTGCCGCCGCTGTTACCTGCGTTAGCAATGATATCCCCTGCTTTTACAACATCGCCGGGGCGTTTCAATAGTGCCTGATTGTTACCGTAAATGGTCATGTATTCGTTGCCATGATCGACAATAATCAGATTGCCGAACCCGCGCAACCAGTCCGCAAACACCACCCGGCCTGCCGCAACTGCCTTGACCTCGGTCCCTTCAGGGGCGCGAATGAACACGCCTCTGCTTGCCGGACCATCGCCGCGTTTGCTACCAAATCGATTCATCAGATCGCCGCGCAACGGTAAGCGTAACAGACCGCGTAACGATGCAAACGGTTTGCCATAGGCGGTGTCGGGCGAGTTGGCATCCGGCGTCACGTCATTGTGCGCTATTGGCGCTGCCGGTGCTGGCGGCGCGGTTGTCGCAGTTTGTGGCGGCGGTTGATCGTCGTCAATCGGGTCTGGGGTAAAGGCGGGCGCTTTTGCAGGCGGATTTTGGCGCGCTTCCGGGGTCTTCGATTTTTTCGCCAACGCGGCGCGCTCACGCTGGCGTTGTTGCTCCAGCGCACGTGCGGCCTGGGCTTTTATTTGGGCTTGCGCCTTTGCCAGCGCGGCTGCCTGCGCTTTTGCCAGTTGCTCCTGACGGCGTTGTTCACGCAGGATTGCTTCTGCTTTCTTCTGAGCTTCTATCAATACCGCCAGCTTATCGACCAAGCCGGCCAGACGTTGTTCGTCGCGCTGCGTTTTACCGACTTCTTTGCGTTGCGCGACAAGTTTGCTGGAGAGTTGCGTTAGCAG from Glaciimonas sp. PCH181 carries:
- a CDS encoding molybdopterin-synthase adenylyltransferase MoeB; this translates as MDDQQLLRYSRHILLDDIDIHGQEKLLASHALIIGAGGLGSPAALYLASAGVGTITLVDDDTVDLTNLQRQILHTSDRVGQLKVQSGKTALTQINPGLNIICIAERADQTRLNALVANADVVLDCSDNFNTRHAVNLACVTHKVPLVSGAAIQFDGQISVFDPRSPTSPCYACLFPPDREFEEINCATMGVFAPLVGIIGSMQAAEALKLLIGIGTSLAGQLLMLDARTMEWMRISLPRDGNCQVCGEH
- a CDS encoding S41 family peptidase; amino-acid sequence: MGSKLKNISLIGLGVVAGVAASIQFDAIAQKSAASPLPLEEVRQLADVFGLIKSDYVEPVDDKKLLTEAISGMVASLDPHSSYLDKKGYKELREMTQGKFVGIGIEVGMEEGYVKVISPIEDSPAYRAGIKAGDLITRLDSTPIKGMTLDQAVKRMRGEPNTKIKLTIARKDEDKPIVITITRQEIRVQSVKSKVVEPGYGWIRITQFQEPTVNDMAKKIEAMYAADPKMKGLVLDLRNDPGGVLPGAIGVSAAFLPKDVVVVTTNGQLPSSKATFYAKPEFYSSGPGMDGLAKLPDAVKKIPMVVLVNTGSASASEIVAGALQDYKRAIIMGSQTFGKGSVQSIVALPPDRQTAVKLTTARYYTPNGRSIQATGIVPDMKVDEYADGDLLKGLRVREADLTKHLTNDKDKEAEVTAAAPKADELEEDQRLIALARKRKPLEFGAKDDFQLNQALNYLKGLPVQLAKADPKPALDKDATAEKDGKKPLPKDLTKDGDIKKDDKK
- a CDS encoding murein hydrolase activator EnvC — translated: MRSHRPVQQAGREAACSGSQDRPRGAKSARLGGLTLVLAFVLALAPALDARAVAATNNSPKITERSKQKQAAEAERAGLQQKLNVLQSDINQTETAKDDAADALADSEAAISTANRALFDLSGEQTQTQAKLNTLAKKHSELSKTVAAQQIQMGALLRQQYLAGNEDRIKLLLSGDNPNQINRELQYMGYVSKAQAKLIEALRTNLQAIEANQAETQNAKNELDEIALEQRTQKAALEKEKNIRAGLLTQLSSKLVAQRKEVGKTQRDEQRLAGLVDKLAVLIEAQKKAEAILREQRRQEQLAKAQAAALAKAQAQIKAQAARALEQQRQRERAALAKKSKTPEARQNPPAKAPAFTPDPIDDDQPPPQTATTAPPAPAAPIAHNDVTPDANSPDTAYGKPFASLRGLLRLPLRGDLMNRFGSKRGDGPASRGVFIRAPEGTEVKAVAAGRVVFADWLRGFGNLIIVDHGNEYMTIYGNNQALLKRPGDVVKAGDIIANAGNSGGNEQSGLYFEIRHQGRAFDPISWVTTR